In the genome of Planococcus donghaensis, the window TGGCCGTTCAATTTTTAGTATTTGCTGCTTTGTTCCAATTATCAGATGCTATTCAAGCGCCTGTTCAAGGGGCCCTTCGTGGCTATAAAGATGTTAATATTACGTTTATTATGGCCGTTATTTCTTATTGGGTCATCGGCTTACCTTGCGGATACTTGTTAGCCAATTACACTGAATTTGGCGCATTTGGCTATTGGATCGGGTTAATCGTAGGGTTAACTGCAGGCGCCATTACGTTATCTATTCGTTTATTGAGCATCCAAAAAAGAATTGCAGGTCAAACGACTACATGACACTAAAAAAACAGGCAACGAAAATCAATGATTTTCGTTGCCTGTTTTTTATTTTTATTGAGATGCTAATTTTTTGTACAAAGCTGCTAAACTCGTTTTTTCAGACTCCGATAAGTCGGATTCTGAAATACGCAATAATGCGAGGTCTAATTTTTGTTGTTTCGATTTGCGTACTCGTGGATGCGTCAGCTCATCATTTAACTCGATAAGCATATATTTTTCAAGCTCTTCTTGTGTACGAATTTGCGCTGTTGCCGCTCGTTGAGGCCAAAGTTTTTGGTACAGTTCAATCATGGAAGTTCGACTCCTTCTAGCCCTTCACCAATGACTACGATTTGGTTTTGCATTTTCATATATTCCGGAAGCCATTGGGCCATTCCATAGGCAAATTGAAAGGCATGTGGGTATTTATCGCCTTCAAGTGGCACATACCCTTTGATCCGATAAACTGAATCCGGCAAGGTTCGTAGCCACTCTTCAAACTTTTCCCGTTGAACAGGCGCATCAAACTGCAACACTTTCGCATTTAAATTTAGTTTCGAAACGGGCGCTTTTACGACGTCTTTTGCGGTAGATGCTGTTATTTTATCCAATGCTGAAAATGGTACTTTCGCGTGAACCGTCTGAATAATTTGAGCAGATGAGTTTAACGACTGAATTTCGTAAACCACTGTTCCTTGTTCACTGTCGGTTAATAAATCCATTTTGTTTGCTAATATTAAGTCCGCGTGGCGAATTTGCTCTAAAAACAATGACCGAATTTGTGGAGACAAGCTATTGCGATCCATCCACCTTTTGCTATCTGCTACGGTTACGATACCTTTAAAGTTTAATTTCTCTGCAAATAACGGAGAAAAAATGGCATCTAATGCTTCTACAGGATGTGCAGCACCGGTTGTTTCAATAAGCAGCACATCAAAATCTTCTTCTGCTAACAGCGTTTGAATTTGTGCTTCTGATTTTTCAGAACCGGTGCAGCAAATACACCCATCCAAAATTTCTTTTAGCGGTACTCCGTCTTCAACTGAATCAGAGTCCATATTCATTTTGCCAAGCTCATTCATGAAAACTGCCGGCTTTAAGCCTTTATCTTTCATTTGGCTGATCATGGTTTTTAAAAGCGTCGTCTTCCCACTCCCCAAAAATCCACTAAACAAATATACGTCTTTCATCAACTCACCCTTCCCATCACTAATTAAGAAAAGGCCCGCATAAGCGGACCTTTAGGATCACTCTTCAGTTTCTTCAACTTCTTCTGGTTCAGAAGTTGTAATGCCTGCTTTTTCCATTGAAAGCTTTTTCGCTTCTTGTAATTGCGGGTCATCATTTTTGATTTTATCACGTAATGCATCCATGACAGCAAATGTACTATCTCCAGTTAAGACACCCGTTGTTTCTAGTTCTTTGTCTTCCTGGAAAGCTTTAACTGCCTCTGCCATTTGCTCTTCAAACACGCCATCTACTTCACCAACATCGTAGCCAAGCGCTTCGAGCATTTGCTCTGCTGTTTTGACTTGTTCAGAAATTGCGCCATCTTTTAATTCGATGGAAGTATCCAAGACCGGAAGAGAAGCATAAGCTGGAAATTCCACTTCTACATCTGGTTCAATTCCTTTTTCATGGATCCAATTACCATCCGGTGTTAACCATTTAGCTGTTGTAAACTTCAAATTAGAACCATCTTGAAGGTCATTAGCCGTTTGGACAGTTCCTTTACCGAAAGTTTTTTCTCCAACTAATTGGATATCCGCAGATTCGTTCATCGCTCCAGCTAAAATCTCAGAAGCTGAAGCACTGCCACCGTCGATTAACAGCGTAACAGGTACATCAACTTTAGCTCCTGATGAAGACATATAAACTTCAGGTTCTTCACCTTTTGCTTGAACTTCAAACAATGGTTTTCCTTCTTCGATAAATAAGTCGGAGATATCAAGTGCCACATTCAGCAAGCCGCCAGGATTTCCACGTACGTCCATGACGAGTGCTTCCATTCCTTCGTTTTCCATTTCTTCAATAGCATCAAGCAACTCTTGATACGTATTTTCAGAGAAACTAGTCACTTGAATATGGGCTACATTGTCACCAATCATTTCTGCATAAACAGTCTCAATTGGAATTTCATCACGTACGATTGTAATATCAATCGGATCTGCGTTTTCACCGCGTTTAACGGTTAATGTAACTTCAGTTCCTTTTTCACCACGAATCAACATAACCGCTTCTGTAGTCGTGAAGCCTTGAATGCTTTCTCCGTCAACAGCAATAATTTGGTCATTTGGCAAGATGCCTGCTTTTTCAGCTGGGGAATTTTTAATTGGTGAAACCACCGTTATAAATCCGCCGCGCTCTTGCACTTCTGCACCAATCCCTTGAAAACTAGACGAAATTCCTTCAAGAAATTGTGAAGCTTCTTCTTCATCCAAGTAATCTGAATAAGGGTCTTCTAGCGAATCCACCATGCCGTTAATGGCACCATTCACTAATACATTGCGATCAACATCTTTATAATATTGGTCTTGTATTTGATCATATGCTGTATACAGTTTTTCGAATTCACGTCGCTCTGGAGAATTGACTTCCACAGCTTTTTCGTCACCAAATGTTAAAGCGAAAACAGTTAACCCAGCCGTTGCTATTATTAAAAGAAACACTAGCATAATAAACGAGAATGTTTTCATCTTAATAGTGTGCGACGGTGATTCTTCTACCGGAGGAGTAGATTCTTGCTGTTCTTCCGGACGTTTGTCATCCATCTATTTCACCACTTTCGTAATTGCGCTTAAAACTTGTGAGCATGAAAAGAAAAAGACTGTCGAAACAGTCTTTTTTTCAAACGGATACTTAAACGCTAAAGGTTAGGGTACCCGCATTTTTACTAGTCTTGAATAGCTGCATCTAAAGCTACAACAATCATATCATTGAATGTTGTTTGACGTTCTTCAGCTGTAGTTACTTCACCCGTTAATAAGTGATCGCTAACCGTTAAAATAGATAGTGCTTGGCGACCAAATTTAGCAGCTAATGTATAAAGTGCCGCAGATTCCATTTCGAGAGC includes:
- a CDS encoding CobW family GTP-binding protein; amino-acid sequence: MKDVYLFSGFLGSGKTTLLKTMISQMKDKGLKPAVFMNELGKMNMDSDSVEDGVPLKEILDGCICCTGSEKSEAQIQTLLAEEDFDVLLIETTGAAHPVEALDAIFSPLFAEKLNFKGIVTVADSKRWMDRNSLSPQIRSLFLEQIRHADLILANKMDLLTDSEQGTVVYEIQSLNSSAQIIQTVHAKVPFSALDKITASTAKDVVKAPVSKLNLNAKVLQFDAPVQREKFEEWLRTLPDSVYRIKGYVPLEGDKYPHAFQFAYGMAQWLPEYMKMQNQIVVIGEGLEGVELP
- a CDS encoding S41 family peptidase encodes the protein MDDKRPEEQQESTPPVEESPSHTIKMKTFSFIMLVFLLIIATAGLTVFALTFGDEKAVEVNSPERREFEKLYTAYDQIQDQYYKDVDRNVLVNGAINGMVDSLEDPYSDYLDEEEASQFLEGISSSFQGIGAEVQERGGFITVVSPIKNSPAEKAGILPNDQIIAVDGESIQGFTTTEAVMLIRGEKGTEVTLTVKRGENADPIDITIVRDEIPIETVYAEMIGDNVAHIQVTSFSENTYQELLDAIEEMENEGMEALVMDVRGNPGGLLNVALDISDLFIEEGKPLFEVQAKGEEPEVYMSSSGAKVDVPVTLLIDGGSASASEILAGAMNESADIQLVGEKTFGKGTVQTANDLQDGSNLKFTTAKWLTPDGNWIHEKGIEPDVEVEFPAYASLPVLDTSIELKDGAISEQVKTAEQMLEALGYDVGEVDGVFEEQMAEAVKAFQEDKELETTGVLTGDSTFAVMDALRDKIKNDDPQLQEAKKLSMEKAGITTSEPEEVEETEE